The Leptospira yasudae sequence TGTGATCTTAATTTGTCAAAAACATCACAAATTGGATGGATTTCTTATGTCGACTGCGGTGAAAAAGCGTTGTTTGCGATTGGTCGTTTTTGTTTTCGGGCTTATTGTTTTTTTTAGTCATGAAAAATCCAGACTTTTTGCGCAACCGGTCGGTCCGATCGAGCTAAATACGGGCAGTTATCAAGCAAACGACTGGAATTCGCTTTTCGAGCAGGCCTTTCATCTTACGAGTGTGAACTCTTGGGATCAACTGGTGAATCAGCAGTTTATCTCCTTTAAGGCGGATTGGGAGACGCAGGCAAACGTAGAATTTACGAATCTTCTCTCAACGATTACCCAAACCGACGGAATTGTCGGCAATCAAGCGTATATCGATTACGTTACCAATTATCTCAAGATTGAAAAAGAGGATGCGGCTAAGAATTGGGAAGTCTTGGCCTCGGCTCGGATTCAAGAGGAACGGAATTATTTTCTTTCGAGTTTGCAAGGCGCACAGGTGGATGCGTTAGGCAACACGATTCCGAATCCTTCGGGCGGAGCGGTCTCCCAAGCCTTAGAACAGTGGAACTCGAATTTTCAGCAGAACGTTCAAGTCGGTCTTTACGAATTCCAAAGGGCATTGACGGATCTTCAGTCGACGTTCCAAACGATGTGGAACTCGATCTCGGCGACGGACGCGGAGTTTGCGACTAACTTACAGCAGATCGAGGCTTTCGAGACACAAGTACGCAATACCGTTCAAGCCAACAACGACGGACTGAAAGCGTATTTGTTGCAGCAGTCGCTTTTGCATAACCGGAACTCGGCCGGTGTGTCTCTGCTGGGAGACTTCAGTACTCTTACAAATGCGCAGCTCTTGACCGCGTACAACAGCATCGATGAGACGAAGCTGAACGCAGCGGGAAGAAGATTGAAGGATTTGATCGACGATTTGAGCGCGGCTTTGGATCCGGCTCATCCGGCGTCGCTTACGGATATTGCGGATACGATGCAGGATTATTTGGAAGAGCAGCAAACGTATGCGACTACGACCGCGCAAGGGTATCGGGATGCGGAGTATGATATTTGGACGTATGGAATTGGTACTACGCATGCCATTGACCTTACGGGTTCTTTTACAACTACGACTTGGAATCATGCGGTGGCAAACCTTGCACGTAGCTATATCGACAGTCCTACGACAGCGAATCACAGCGCTTTGATGTCGGCCTTGAACGGTTATTTAGGAAATCCTAATTTAGTGGTGAGTGACGTTGGCAATGTGGATTTGGTGGCAAATTCAGATTCCGGTTTTACAAATCAATACCTTTTTTTCAATTCCGATCCGGGGACACCCTTTTTGAGAGTGGGGGGATCGTATCGGACTGAAGGAACGGGGTTTTGGACATTTGAAGGTCTATATTGGGCGGGATGGGCTGGTGTGTTTTGGACGTACACGGAATTGTACGGGGAACAAAACACTTACTTTCAAGGGAACGTTCAGGTTCACGATTTAGCGGCTCAGAATAACGCGGAATTGTATGAGGGATATAGGGACGAACTCGGTGCCAAATTCAATACTTGGCAAAACACACTTCTGCCAGCGATTCAGAACTGGGAACAACAGGTAACGGATTACAAGGCGCGATATACGGAATGGCAGACGAAAAAGGTGGAACTACAGGCGAATCTGCAGACTCAGTATCAATCACAATCTGCGGAACTCTTTCAAAATCGGGACAATTGGCTGACGGAGCTTTCGAATCTGAAAGCGGACGCAAACAATGCTGCGAACAACGTATCCGTTCCCGTTTTTTCGGCGAACGTCAACACGGGTTCGCTTGCCTCGATTTCACAACAGATCAGCTCGTTTCAGAACACGGATCTTCCGGATGCAAACGTCATCAATCAGTTCTCTACGAATCTGCAGCAGGTGGTCAACGGGGCGTATAACCTGAGTTTGATCGAAGCGAATCAGATTTCCGCTCTTCAAAGCCAGAAGGAAGCTTTGGAAAGTCTTACCCAAAACTTAAAAAAACAGAGAGAGATGAAGGACGAGGTTCCGGATGACGTGTTGATTAAGTTTACCGGTAAAAACTCGAATGGGGATGATTCCAACGCTGCGGAAGCGGGTATGTGCATGGGGAGCAAATACAAATCGAATCAAGCCGCGTGCGACGCACTCCAAGATGACAATCGTTATTTTCAAAATAAATATCAGGATGTATATACGGACTCCGCCGGGAATATCCATGTTGTCTATGAGGATAGTACAGGAGTTGCCAGCTTAGACGCGGGAAAGGACGCGACGGATTTTAATAGCTATCACTTAGGAACAAAAACTGTAGATCGAGTGATCGGGAATGCGGGAACGGTGAAGCTTGCGGATACAAGCAAGTTAGGCGGAATCTTTGCGTCGAACTGGTTGTCCGAGTCAAAGGAAGACGAGTTTGTCGCGTATATGAACCAGTCTCAGTCCAATCGGACTAAGGATTATCTGAACGACGAGTTTATCGATTCGATTTCCGCCAATCTACAAGATCTGAATCGTGCAAAGACTCAAAACAACATCACGGCTCAAAAAAGTGCGATTGCACAAGCCAACATTCACAAGACTGCTTCGAGTCTAGTTCAGGCGATGTACGGAGGACAATCCGGGACTGCGTGGGCGAAACAACAGGTTAAGGATATGACGGTTTCCGCCGTTTCCAAAGCGATTTCGAAAGCGTTCCCGAATTTGTCGCCGGATATGGTGGCAGCGTGGCTCGGGAACAAAGAGAACGAAAAAGCTCGCAAGAAAGCGGAACAGCAGATGCAAACTCGGACCATCGTAACCGCCGGAGTGATCGGAGCCGCCGTTACCGTTCTGGGTCCTTTAGCGCTTATGGGAGCAGGAAGCTCTATGACCTTAGCCGCCGCCGGGTCATTGGCCGCGACCGGGGCCGCTTCCGGAGCGATCACAGCTGCCGCACTCACGTATGTTCCCGGTTTGAAAGAAATCGGAAAACCTCTCGCTACGATTTTAAACAAGGGAACCTCGGAGCTTCTCGTAGGGACTACGAAACTATTGACGTCTTCGGATCTTGCCTACGGGGCGGCCGATTTAGGAATCGTATCCAAGGATACATTAAAACATTATAAAACACAGGGAATGGAGACCGCTGAATATGTGCGAGGTAAGGATCTGCAAGCGATTCTTGCAACGGGGGATATTCAGGCGCAGTACAAGGCTGCGTTCAAGGAAGGGGCGTATCTGAAATTTTCGGAAGCGATTTCAACCGGCACAGGAGGAGCGATCGATCCGAAATTGTTGTCCGCACTTTGGCAAGAACACGACCGTAGAATTGCCGCGAACAAAGCCGAACGAGAACAGCAACAACAGATGCTTTCTACTGCCGCATCGATTGCTGCGGCGGTGGCGATGCAGTTTCTTCCGGGACCGGGAAGTGTGGCGGGAGCCAGTCTATTATCGCAGGTAGGGGCTTATTTCAGTTCCGCACAAGGAATGGTAGCGATGGCGAATGCGGCGGTCCAGGGAGTGATCGCATCCCGCCACGGCAACATGAATGAGTTATTTGCCGGCGTAACCAACGGATTGCTGTTAGGTGTGACTGGCCCTGCGGGACTCGCCGGCTATATCAGCTATACCCCTGAACAAAAGTTAAATACGCTTAGCGACTTAATCGACCGGGGAATGAGCGGCGCG is a genomic window containing:
- a CDS encoding TIGR04388 family protein, which encodes MSTAVKKRCLRLVVFVFGLIVFFSHEKSRLFAQPVGPIELNTGSYQANDWNSLFEQAFHLTSVNSWDQLVNQQFISFKADWETQANVEFTNLLSTITQTDGIVGNQAYIDYVTNYLKIEKEDAAKNWEVLASARIQEERNYFLSSLQGAQVDALGNTIPNPSGGAVSQALEQWNSNFQQNVQVGLYEFQRALTDLQSTFQTMWNSISATDAEFATNLQQIEAFETQVRNTVQANNDGLKAYLLQQSLLHNRNSAGVSLLGDFSTLTNAQLLTAYNSIDETKLNAAGRRLKDLIDDLSAALDPAHPASLTDIADTMQDYLEEQQTYATTTAQGYRDAEYDIWTYGIGTTHAIDLTGSFTTTTWNHAVANLARSYIDSPTTANHSALMSALNGYLGNPNLVVSDVGNVDLVANSDSGFTNQYLFFNSDPGTPFLRVGGSYRTEGTGFWTFEGLYWAGWAGVFWTYTELYGEQNTYFQGNVQVHDLAAQNNAELYEGYRDELGAKFNTWQNTLLPAIQNWEQQVTDYKARYTEWQTKKVELQANLQTQYQSQSAELFQNRDNWLTELSNLKADANNAANNVSVPVFSANVNTGSLASISQQISSFQNTDLPDANVINQFSTNLQQVVNGAYNLSLIEANQISALQSQKEALESLTQNLKKQREMKDEVPDDVLIKFTGKNSNGDDSNAAEAGMCMGSKYKSNQAACDALQDDNRYFQNKYQDVYTDSAGNIHVVYEDSTGVASLDAGKDATDFNSYHLGTKTVDRVIGNAGTVKLADTSKLGGIFASNWLSESKEDEFVAYMNQSQSNRTKDYLNDEFIDSISANLQDLNRAKTQNNITAQKSAIAQANIHKTASSLVQAMYGGQSGTAWAKQQVKDMTVSAVSKAISKAFPNLSPDMVAAWLGNKENEKARKKAEQQMQTRTIVTAGVIGAAVTVLGPLALMGAGSSMTLAAAGSLAATGAASGAITAAALTYVPGLKEIGKPLATILNKGTSELLVGTTKLLTSSDLAYGAADLGIVSKDTLKHYKTQGMETAEYVRGKDLQAILATGDIQAQYKAAFKEGAYLKFSEAISTGTGGAIDPKLLSALWQEHDRRIAANKAEREQQQQMLSTAASIAAAVAMQFLPGPGSVAGASLLSQVGAYFSSAQGMVAMANAAVQGVIASRHGNMNELFAGVTNGLLLGVTGPAGLAGYISYTPEQKLNTLSDLIDRGMSGA